ATAAAGCTTACATAGTAAGAAAATCTACCAACTGAGGTAGGAGCTGGCCCCCATACATCTGAAAATATAAGTTGAAGGGGAGCAGTAGACACACTAGTAGAGATGGGGTAAGGTAATTGATGAATTTTTGCTTGTTGACACGGATCACAAACTGACTCAACACTATTCTCATAAGAGAGTTTATTTTTGCTAAGAACATATTTAACTATGACTGAAGATGGATGACCTAAACGACTATGCCACCTTGATGATGATGGCTTGGTGACGATGTTTGCTTGCTTGTTGGACcaggaagatgatgatgatgatatgagTGGGTAGAGGCCTCCCACGCACCGTCCTCTAAGAATGACTCTTcttgttctcaaatccttaaccAAGAAAAAATAAGGATAGAATTCTATAAGAACATTGTTATCAAGACTGAATCTATGAACGGAAACAAGATTTTTGGATGTTTGAGGAACATGCAAGACATCTTTCAAGTGCAAATTTTTCATGGGGTTTTTAACAATTGAACTACCAATATGTGTGATATTCATACCAGAACCGCTTGCCGTGCGAATTTGGTCGCCTCTGTTGTATTTCTCCCGCATTGTTAACTTGTCAAGTTCTCCTGTGATATGATTTGTTGCTGCACTGTCAGCGTACCAGTTGGTATCCACGCCGTAGGAGACGGCATGCGCCTCCTTCTCTTCTTGATCGTTCTCCTCATAGCGCCACCAGCAGACACGTGCACCTCCTGGATGATGTTTGTAGCAAATCTGACATTCAGGATAGTCATGTTGCTGCTCATGCacctgttgttgttgttgttgtcgagTGCGTCCTCTGGAGCCGCCGCCTCTATTGGCAGGAGAGGGCTGGCGGTCACCGCGATCACCACGGCCGCGCCCCTTGCCTCCTCGCCCATGAGACCTGCCGCGGGGCTGAACACGTCCTCTGTAGACGGCGTTTGCAGATGAGTGAAAACCGCGTGAGGACGAGTCGCCTAGCATCTCCATCCTTTGGTCAAAAGCCGAAATTTGGGCGAACAGATCATCCGCAGTAATAGTGCCCTTGACATCGCCGATTGCCGCCACCACAGAATCGTAGTCGCGGTCCAGCCCTGcaaggatataatccaccatctCCGGATCAGATACGGGACGCCCAGCAGCAGCTAGTTCATCCCCGAGGCTTTTCATCTTTGCCATGTACGCCAAGCTTGACATGGTGCCCTTCTTGGTATTGGTGATTGCAATTCTCAGATTGGTGATTCGGGACTGCGACTGCGAGGTGAAGAGATTTGTGACTGTTGTCCAGAGTTCGAAGGTGGAGTCCTTCCCGACGACTTGCGCTAGAATCTCTGGAGACATAGAGTTGAGGAGGTATGACAGGACCTGCTGGTCTTTAGCGATCCAGGGCCCGTACAGAGGGTTCGGCTCAAGGGCCGTGGTCTTGTCTGCCTTCGTGATCTCCACCATCCTGGGCGGAGCAGCGTCAGAATTGTCCAGGAGCCCCGTGACCTGCGCGCCTCGTAGGGCTGGGAGAACCTGCGTCTTCCAGAGGATATAATTTCCTCTTGTAAGCTTCTCAGATGGCGGCGAACCGAGGTTGAGGGCGACGCCGGCTAAGGAAGACATTGGAGACGATGATGTGTGATCTAGGGTTTTGGTATATGGCTAGATGTATGGGAAGAGGTGGCTCTGATTACCACGTAAGGTTTCGTGGAAGCGTTCCTACTCCCTCGAGGGGAGACGCGTCTCATATATATTGATGTGGGCAGAAGCCTTGCCTTGGCGTACAAGAGAGGTTACAGGAGATCGAGTAGAACAAGGAATAGGAAGGGAGTTTGAGATTACTACGGGATACAGATATTCTCTAACATGCCAGGTGATCGAATCAGAGCAAGAAATCATCAGCAGTGCAGCCTTGTTGGTAGTCTTACATAGCTGAGCAAAGCAGATGAAGCAGAGTCTGCACTCTGCAGTGCTAGGCGTTGCTTAGCGGAGCAAAGCAGAGGAAGCAGACTCGCTAGAGCTAGTGCTAGTGTAGTCTTGGTTGCAAGTGTGAGTATTTCACTGGCATGTTTTTCAGTAGTGCCAGTGAGATTCTTAGTTTGGCCATCAATTAGTGTTCATTATGATCACAATTGATCAATTAATGCAAGGGTTTTGTTTCATGTAAAAACATTGGATCTGATCAGTCTGATGTATGCAAGCATTTGCCACTGGATCTCTTTCTATGTTTCCATCTGATGTATGTTCCTCCTATTAACATTACCATGAATAATAGTAGCATGCACACGATTCCACCAAGAAATTCTTTTGTGAACTATTCCAAGTGACTGTATTTCAGGAGAGGAACAGATATGTGTGCTCTACTCCCTCGAGAAAAGTATACACCTCAACAATGCATAATTTATTTGTCGCGTCAAGAAGGCGCCAAAATGCATGTTTCCTGAATCATACATGCATCATTGTTACCAACAGCTCATGTATACTTGCTGTCTGAAATTTGCAACTGCTGCAAATTTCGTTCAGTACAATTGCTGTATATGCCAGAACAGTTTCATGTCACACTGCAGAGCAAATCAATACTTGCCGCAACTCATGTGTACTTGCCAAATTTGGCAACTGATGCAAATTTCGTTCCACACAAATGGTGCCAGTATCACATCAAACCACATGTCACGTCACAAAGGAAATGCATACTTGACGACAATGGTAATATCTGAATTCACATATTCACTGACATAAACCCACTGGATTAGAAGGGAATTTACAATGACTGATACATAATCTGAAATTATAGTAACAACTTCAATCAATTACAAGGGGAAATTTTGGCAACATTCACAGGTGTTGCAGTTCTTCCTCTTCCTCGGCACCTTCAAGCGTCATCCGCAGCTTCTCGGCTCCCTTCCTCCTGCAGGGAAATCAGGAGTGCCCATTTTTGACACGCTGGGAAATGACATGACCAAGGAGGAGAATAATCAATACTTCAAAGTGGCACGGAGGAGAAGAATCAATAATTGAAACAAAAGAGAAAGGGCTTACCCATGGTTTTTATCCATTGCATTTTGCCGATCAATACTCCAAAACTTCCAGCAAGACATTCAAAATACTAGCCATCGCGGTCGGTGTGACGCTACTGATAATAGTTCTTTACCCTATGACAGCCCGCACACTGCACGTCAAACCGGGACTACCTTCTTTAGAGGCTATGGAGTACCTTCCCTGTACAACGTGGGAGGTGATGAACAATCCGGTCACGGTCAGAGCCTGGCACAGCAACTTTATAGGAGAATTTCAGCTCGCGGCAGGATCGCCGGTTTTGTAGGTCAGCTAGGGAGACTGGAGGAGCTCCACTTGGAGTTTTGGACAATAATATCATTTCACCATGCTCAAGAAGTCAACAGACTACAGGTACTCACTATGGCCAGTCCTTCAAGTCTAGCATTCACTCATTTGATGTTTTGGATGCTCGTTTTCATCTAGCATTCATTGTTCCTGCATGTGAAAAGACAGGAAGTCATTTAGTCACACAGATGCAAGTCCAAATATTATTCTAGAAAATGAGCCATCCAATCCAAGCAAAAGAATAGAAGCATTAAAAGATCAACAGCTCAAGAGTTCATATAGGATAAAGTTGTAAAGTACACACATTCagttgatttttttttttgacGCGTACATTCAGTTGATATCACTAAGCTTTCAGATGAGAGACAGCCTTAAAGGTGAAATAACTGCTGGCCATGCTGGTTTGTTTTCCAGTTACTTATGCAATTAGAGATAAGACATGTTTATCATAGGATTAATGAAAGATATAGCATTCTTGGGCAGAGACAGTTTCTGAACTCCACAATCTCAATTGCCTCCCAGACCCGTTAACATCGCAGAAGCAAGCGCACTACTTCTCCTATTGTCGGGGCGGAGTGCCAGCGTTTATCGAACTTTGGAACCCTTCGGGTGGTGGAGCATCGTGTGGTCGAGTGGTGCCTGGTGCAGGTTGAACCCACGGTTTCaatccattttccattttttttctcctcaaaccaaACCGCCCCGATTCAGCCCACTTAACTCCTCAGTCCACCCCGCTCCAGCCCATTATAAATTTAGCAACCATTTCAGCCCATCCAAACGAGACCATGTACCCACACCAAAACATCCAGTTCAACCCGCCCCATTCCCAGATTGAAGTGTGTCCATGTCACCAGGGCTCTCTCCACATGTGGTTCCAATCAAAATGGCCAAAATTGTTTATTTTCTGACAGTGACTGCTATAACAGCAGAGAAACTTGTACTTGAATACATACTGGTGGTAATACAACATGACCAACCATACTTACCCAGCAACCCGCATATTCTTGTAGGTATCCTTCTCTCAAGAGTTGACTTATAATTTTATCAATTGCAGTTGTACACGCCCAGTTTCAACTACTTGCAGAAATTTCAAATTAGTTGATTGCATCCATTTGCACGGCTTCAGACTAAGTCACTGCTCCTCTTCAGTCTTCAGCTTCCAAAAGTATAGCTTTCCTCAAAACAAGAGGAAATCTTAGCTACCTATTTGCACATGTTCGTCCAGTTTACATAAGGTGCCAAGCCATTGAGTACCACACCATCATCCTATTCCTGTTTTCCTCATGGCTTCAGTACTAAAAACCTCAGGAGGCTTTTAGTATTGTTCAGAGCAGTACAACTAGCCAGATGGTTTTCAGGCGAGATTCATGAGAACACCATGCAAGAGCTCCCTTCCTCGCCCAGAAACAGCAAAAGTTTATCCATGCCTTTCCTTGAACTTGCTGCTGGCCTCCTGCTCTTCTTTGCCTCTCCTACCAGCTCCTGCACGGAGCAGGAGAGTAGCTCTCTCATCAACTTCCTAGATGGGCTCATGCCAGATGGCAACGGTGATCTCAACGATTCATGGGTGAATGGCACAAACTGCTGCAAATGGGAAGGCATCCTCTGCAGCAGCGATGGGACAGTCACAGATGTCTTGCTGGCCGCCAGAGGTCTTAAAGGGGGCATCTCGCCATCCCTCGTCAATCTTACAGGCTTGTTGCACCTAAACCTGTCCCATAATTCGCTCGAAGGCAGTCTACCAATAGAATTAGTTTTCTCCAGAAGCATTATTGGCCTCGACGTCAGCTTCAACCGCCTCAAAGGTCATCTACAAGAGATGCAATCCTCAAACCCCAGCCTTCCTCTCCAGGTACTGAATATCTCAAGCAATTCCTTCACAGGACAGTTCCCATTAACAACATGGAAGGTGACGAAGAATCTGGTTGCTCTTAATGCAAGCAATAACAGCTTTACAGGACAAATACCATCTTCTATCTACATCAATGCCCCATCATTTGCCATGCTTGATCTCTCATATAACCAATTCAGCGGCAATATTTCTCTGGGGCTTGGCAGTTGCTCTATGCTGACAGTGCTCAAAGTTGGCCACAACAACCTTGTTGGAGCTCTCCCTGACGGACTCATCAATGCTACCTCACTGGAGCACATCTCTTTAGCCAACAATGGTTTGCAAGGAGTTCTTGGTGGTTCCCATATATTCAAATTAAGCAGTCTGACTGTCCTTGATCTTGGATCGGCTGGTCTCAGTGGCACGATTCCAGCTTCTGTCGGCCAGCTAAGAAGATTAAAGAAACTCTACTTGGATCACAACAATATGTCTGGTGAACTGCCATCGGCCCTAGGTAACTGCTCAAATCTCGGATACATTACCCTCAGAAACAACAG
This sequence is a window from Aegilops tauschii subsp. strangulata cultivar AL8/78 chromosome 7, Aet v6.0, whole genome shotgun sequence. Protein-coding genes within it:
- the LOC109735012 gene encoding receptor-like protein 2: MPFLELAAGLLLFFASPTSSCTEQESSSLINFLDGLMPDGNGDLNDSWVNGTNCCKWEGILCSSDGTVTDVLLAARGLKGGISPSLVNLTGLLHLNLSHNSLEGSLPIELVFSRSIIGLDVSFNRLKGHLQEMQSSNPSLPLQVLNISSNSFTGQFPLTTWKVTKNLVALNASNNSFTGQIPSSIYINAPSFAMLDLSYNQFSGNISLGLGSCSMLTVLKVGHNNLVGALPDGLINATSLEHISLANNGLQGVLGGSHIFKLSSLTVLDLGSAGLSGTIPASVGQLRRLKKLYLDHNNMSGELPSALGNCSNLGYITLRNNSFTRDLSKVNFTMLDLRTADFSLNNFTGTIPESIYSCTNLVVLRLAFNKFHGQFSPSIGNLRSLSFSITGNSFTNITNTLQMLKRCKDLTSLMMGSNFKGETIPHDETFDSFGNLQVLTIDDCPLTGQIPLWISKLAKLEMLDLSLNQLTGQIPSWIDELGFLFFLDISSNKLTGDIPAALTKMPMLLSERNAAKLDTRFLELPVFWTPSRQYRTVGAFPSKLCLDNNNFTGVIPPEIGQLQMLDILNLSSNSLTGEIPQEICNLTNLQILDLSNNQLTGEIAPAETAF